gttcatgaaagcatgggacaaaatcgtttggtcgatgatcgaggaaatttacgaatgtaacttgaagaaatttgaggatgaatacggcacggactacccaaaaccggttgagtattgtaaaacacaatggttaacgattaaggagaggtttgtgtttgcatggacatatgaatatcgtaacttcaagaacgaggcgacaagcattgcggaggggtctcatggtcgactaaagaaaatactaattggtagtcaaaatggagtagtgtcgatccaagaagcaatccatgaattcaccaatcgtgatcccgtaaagattaggaaatgtatgcaatttagtgtacaccaattcccgatggaacatattaaggaaaaattgcttctaaggggagttgttcataaagtttcaagatgggcaataaatcgcatgatgaaacaattgaagttatataaaacttatgatgacgagaatacggtttgtgtttgcaaggatatgataggtattggactcccatgtcgtcataagttgggtaggtatgttgaagtgattgacatcgatgatattcacccattttggaagcaattaaatttcactccgaacaccccggtagttgatggtccgtctttcttcggaggataattgttttgtaaagtcccgaatgtacgatggcccaaaaatcagaatttgggaaaaacttatacttttcaaattttgaaattgaaataatcggaagtataattagttacccaaacttccgaatatgggttgtctaacattctatattggcccttggaaccacctagagccaaggcgtggtttgttttgaacttgttatattcggaggataattgttttgtaaagtcccgaatgtaagatggcccaaaaatcagaatttgggaaaaacttatacttttcaaattttgaaattgaaataatcggaagtataattagttacccaaacttccgaatatgggttgtctaacattctatattggcccttggaaccacctagagccaaggcgtggtttgttttgaacttgctatattcggaggataattgttttgtaaagtcccgaatgtacgatggctcaaaaatcagaatttgggaaaaacttatacttttcaaattttgaaattgaaataatcggaagtatataacattatattgtcttccgaataaatactggccccaaaatgggatttttcctatatcagaaattttgagatttttcaatatatatatatatattcggtagtgagtgtacttccgaatactgtgtgtctacttaaatatattcgggagacaaaaaattcattaaactaccgattattaccagtttgtatccaggaagatatgaccaacaatattcggccgataaccatcaaatatttctcccgaatactgtcgatgttcttgagaaatgaagaacacgactacattcggaagtaaaggagcatgaatatcgcccgaatctggataaataaccgaaaaccctagaattattttttctcggttcgccgaattaaagcgaaataaaccccaaaaatgatagattcttacctaattggggccatttgactttggagcggaattttttttttcttccacaatcgaaagataataggaaactggaagaagaagagttgaaatgagtagaattgtttttgatttggttttcatacagttttaccataagggcatttatgtaacttcaatatcatatagggtaccccttaactagagtctttggctgggtataaattgatggcccctaaatcctttggggtggcccctaaaaacgctaggatTTCTAATCCACAGAAAAttataaaacaaacaaaaaatagttTTTATCCGGTTATTATTTCCTCCGAGAAGAAGTTGTTCATTTGTTTCCTGTAATGGCAACTCTTCTTCTCCAAATTTCGTCTCAAATAATCTACTCTCAAAGTCAAAACCCCAATTGCAGAACCACTAACAGAAGATATTTATGTGTTCCACTGACCACCACTAAGACACCACCAATTAACAACCCTCAAAAACTTATCCCATTTtgttctccttcatcttcttcttcagcttcTTTAGTCGAAGAAGATAAGCCAGAACCTTCCACTGAAGAATTTGAGAAGCTTCCTTTCAGGTTAGTTACATTTAGCTTACTTGCTTCTTGCTGCCTTGAAAATTTCTTTTCTTAGTTAAGTAATTGATTCTGTAGATTTCTTCTTGAGCTCTCTTTGTGTAAATAATTCCCCCCTCCATATTCTTAGAGtgcaatattttcttgaattcatGGCGTTTTTCCTCCAGGACAATGTTCGGACTTGGCTCGGAGTCATCTTACATGATCAATATTCAGTAGATTATTATCCTCTTAAGTCTAAAAGAAatcaattgtaaaaccagtactGTGTACTCCGGAGAAAGTTTAAATTAAACAGTATCATACAATATACAACAAAGACATGAGAGGAATTTTAATGAAAAGACCAGTAGTTTGACATGAATTTAGGAGCCTCACTTAATAAATCAGTACAGACTTGACATATGTAACACATTGTGAAATCCTTCAGTGAGGCTTGTAGAAAGGATGACCAAAGAAGGTCCTTCTTCCCCCAACAATTTAATGGAAACTAGTTATTTTTGGAGGTGTAAAAGTCACTAAAGGCTTAGTTTGGTGTGATTTGCTTTACGTCCAATGTACATTGCTTATACAAACCTAGATATAACCTATCTTTGAAGATGAGTCTAATTTTGCAGGACTTGTTTGAGTTAGATTGTGGTATTCGTAAGGTATTTTGATTAGTTAAACTTAAATACTAATCCTTGTAAAGACATTGTTTCTAGGGGGTGTAAGGCGTGTGAGAGGGAAGAAGTTGAGAAGGGTTGTAATGGTGAAGGAAGGGTTCAAGGTGGGATAGCAACAGTCCCTGGCTTTGGTTGGTGGCCTATTAAAGCTTACAGGCCCTGCCCTGGATTTGTTGCATCTGGTGGAAGATATAGACGACGTGGGCAAAGCATGGATGAGGTTGCGTGGGGAAGGACAGAAAAGGAAATTTCCGTCAACACAGACGATGCTCAATCAAGGTAACAGATTCTTACACTTCTTGCGCGGTATGGAAGTAATTTGGTACACATCTACTGCTCTATTGGGGTGATAATTATTTCCCAGCCTTAGTAGATAAGTTAGCTCAAACTTCAGTTTTGACGAGTCCTCTTCATTTCCTAGCTCATTCACCTAGCGGGATTATACAAATCCATAGGTGTGTTGTACATCTCTCCCATGGACCATTGATGTACTTTTCACTTACTTCCCTAATGCTGCGAATTCCGATTTTCCACGCTGTTCGGTCTCTGGTGCAAATGGAATGGAAAAAATCTTCATTTATATGAATACTTTCATGTAGTTTGTCAAAATGATCCGGAGTGTTTCTCGGAATTACCCTAGCTACTTGGACTGTAAGAAGATTTTGAAACTTGTCTACCTGAAAGTACATTATCTACTGTTTCCATGGATCTTAATCTTCCTTTTTAAAACTCATAACTCTCATTTGTATACCATTTCGATGATCATTTATGTTTCCAGCAAAAAGTATCCCAGTTTACTCCAACCACTATTTCGGctttattttttcattcttttaactTGTATAAAGTTGAACCATGCAGCACCAAAAAGAAAAATCCCAAAAAATTCAAAGGGTAAGAATGCAGCACACAAACCTCATGGCAACGTCTCAATCCAAACAAAGCACAGGGTAAATAGCTCACTGTTCGACAACCCTAAATGATGCAGCAATGAGCTCAAGGGTCACATCCCATCTCATTTGAAACAATACTTCTATGCAAGCCTTCATCagttctttccttttcttttcttgaaaGGTAAAGTTGTTTGTACTTCCTCTTGAAAATATTGGGAACATACAGTTGGGGAAATTGTATAATCTTTGAGCAAAATTACCGCAGAGGAAAATATATGATCAGTTTTATTGTTATTCTTTCACCATCCAAACTTGTCAATTAAGAAGTTGTTTTGCTTGATTGATTGTTTAGAAATGCTGACATAGTTATGGTTATAGAACTGGTATCTGTAATGGCATTTTCTTGTTTTATCCAACACAAAAGAGTTATTACTGCAAAATTTCTTTAGTCTTGATAGGTGTTTTTAGCTGCAATAACGTTTCCCTCTAATCACCGGAGTCTCCAATGATGTCTGACCAAACAATGTAAACAAACAATTAAAGAAATGGGAAAAGTGGATTTATCTGTCTAACCATCATCCTGTGTCAAAAGGCTGGTTATACCAGTCTTAACAAACGCACACAGGGAGGAATGAGTGAAAGAAAATGGAATATGATTATAAATCAATAAACCTTTGAACACTAAATACAATATGTATCATTGGTAAAGTTAGTAGTAGTCCTTTTAGGCTTCTTGGGTAGTTTGGCATGTAACTCAACTTACTGGTCCAGTATTGCCAGCATTGTGGAGTAGATGTGAATTAAGTTGTCAAAACATTCCGCTGTAAAGAGAGTGGGCGGTGGCACCAGCTCAGTGTGCTGAACACAGAGCGTAAATACTGCGGCAGTCGTTTATGCAGCCTGTAGCTCTCTCAGAGAGCATCGACCTTGTATATCCGTGTCAGGATGCGCGCACCGCACTCACAGTGCAAGCGCCGCTTGCCGAGCCCATTACTTGGTAGAAAACAATAAACGATATAAAAGGAAGAAATGCTTGGTAGAAACAATAAACGATATAAAAGGAAGAAATGCTCCCTTATTTCCGTTGAGTGAAAATACTGGTTTTTGGTTGTTCCTGTTCAAACCTAAAGAGAGAAAATGGAAGCAGAAATTTGTAGTAAAATCAAAGCAAGGGTGATTAAGATTTTGAATAGCGCAGACATGGATGGGATGACTGAATATAAAGTAAGAAATATTGCTTCAGAGAAACTCGGTGGTATGAATCTCTCACTTCCTGAACCCAAACAATTCGTTAGAGATGTCCTTGAAGAAGAAAAACCAATATCAGTATCAGAAGCAGCAACAAATATCAGTATCagaagcagcaacagcaacagcgacggtagaagaagtagaagaagaaccaccactaccatcaccattGCCAGaggaaattgctgaagaaaaagtagtagtagaagaagaaaaggaagaagtaGTGGAAACTAAACCTGAAATTGGTAATAAGGATATTGACGAATATGGTGATGTTATCATTTGCAGGGTATGAGAAATTAAACCCTAGTCTTAAACCCTATAGAAGATTTCCAAGGATAGAAACTTTTAATCTTTGTTTTTCTTGCCCTAGATTTGATTATTTATTGATCACTGTTTTTTATAATCGCAGCTATCGGAGAAAAGAAGAGTTACAGTTCAAGATTTTAAAGGGAAAACTATGGTTTCCATTAGAGGATACTATCAGAAAGATGGGAAGCATTTTCCTTCTTCTAAAGGTAATATATACTGTTTTCACATTTTTGTTCTAATACCTTTGTTGATTTATGTTCTGAAAATCTAGGGTCTTACTTTGTTAAGAGTTTATCATCATTGACTAGATTtccttccaaataattttaagtGAGGAGTTAACCTATAATATTGTCAAGCTTATAGTTACATGATTACACAAGTGGTAGAGTTTCTGTTGGCTCTACTGTTAGTAATTCAGTTAGCATTTCAATATTCATACTCAATTGCTCTCAAGTAAATGTGATATTGATAACTGAAACTTAATCCGTGGAGTTAAGTCGGGTTACTGTCTTGTCCACAGGTAAGTTCGACTTAGGATGGTTATTTTGCAATTTTGATACCATATAACGCCTTTGCACTCTTGCTGCCTGAAGTCCCCTACCCAATTAACTGAACTCCTGGGGTATAAAGGGATTGGCCTTCCCCATCAGTTCTTTCGGGAGAAATGGCCTGGTATTCCTACTGTACAGCGGCTGTGAGTTGCCTACTGTACTCAGTGGAAAGCAAGCAATCCCGGAGTGGATGCTCGGCTGGGTAGAATTTTTATGCTCACGACTCTATTTTCTCGATTTGGACACATGCCTCGTCCTGTAATGTAATTCTGGCGGCTGGTTAGGACCCCATCTGTCTGTGTATGGTGTCGTACCGGGTGGCAGGACTACCAAATGACTGCCTATTTGATGTTTCGAAGCCTAGAAATTGGATATCTAGTTCTTTACCCGCCTAGAGAATGAATTTGTTCTGCAGATTTCACTATATTAGGGAGATAATAACTTCAAAAGTTTTGAAGTAGCATAACCATCTGATTCGCCTAGAGAACGAATTAGTTCTGCAGATTTCCCATGATTGTACTTCTAAACATTTTACTTGTTCTCCCTCCCTCCTTGCCTGACACCTACAGACACAGTTGTGCACATATCTATTATTCTAGTGTTGAATCCTACGTTCTTCCGTTGTATCTCAGGAATTAGCTTATCAGATGAACAATGGTCAGCCTTCATAACAGTTGTGCCCGCAATAGAAGAAGCCATACGGTTGGGGTGAGGTGTAATACTCTTTTTGACTCTAGACTTTGATTAATGTTCTTTAGGGCCCTATATAGTAACATTCTTGACTTTTTTGTAAAAAGATAAATGGATTGCAATGTTCTTGAGCTGTATTGTTGGTAAAATTTTGGAAGGAGATGATTTTGGATACaagcttctttatctttctttttaCGCCTTTACGGTGATGTACTATGCATTTGTTAGCGCTGCTTTTTGTGTTAAATATGCGTTCAGCTTTATGATATTCTGAAGTATGTCCAAAGTAAATACCACCTTTGAAGATTTAGAATGCGATCCTGATCACTATCTTAACCTCTACCCAGTATAATTACAACCAGGGAACATTTTTCTATCATTATGGATGTTAAAATGCGTTGTAGGCTACATTTTTCAGCATGATGATGTAATTGATGAAATGATCATGACCAGAATCCTAAAATTAGATCTCTTTTTTTCAGCAGGCTTACTgaaaaaaattaaatgaaaaaaaCAATCTATAGTTCGCAAACTAAGCATCTCTTCGTTTTTGGTTGTTTGGAAGTGGTCAGCCTGTTAAATGTAGGTCACCACCTCCATTGCGCAGTGGTCAGTCTCTGGCTTTCATGTTGGCAGTCACGTTTTAGTTCTTGCGACAGTTTCTAGCCTTTATGTTGGCGAGTTTGATATCTAGTTACAGCGTGCAAGGTTTCTCAATGTTTATCAAATCGGCAAGTTTGGGATAGCTGGGTAATATGGAATCACGGTCTTTGTTCAGATACACAAACTGGGAGAATGCTTTTAATCTGCTACCGGTCTCTTGTAGTTAGTGGCTTCTTAATTATT
The nucleotide sequence above comes from Papaver somniferum cultivar HN1 chromosome 8, ASM357369v1, whole genome shotgun sequence. Encoded proteins:
- the LOC113302788 gene encoding uncharacterized protein LOC113302788, which translates into the protein MATLLLQISSQIIYSQSQNPNCRTTNRRYLCVPLTTTKTPPINNPQKLIPFCSPSSSSSASLVEEDKPEPSTEEFEKLPFRGCKACEREEVEKGCNGEGRVQGGIATVPGFGWWPIKAYRPCPGFVASGGRYRRRGQSMDEVAWGRTEKEISVNTDDAQSSTKKKNPKKFKG